In Fundulus heteroclitus isolate FHET01 chromosome 16, MU-UCD_Fhet_4.1, whole genome shotgun sequence, a single genomic region encodes these proteins:
- the LOC118566487 gene encoding auxilin-like protein 1: MGQTSSIRQVSVQSSLYLGSEDRESQHRGSNPRLPSQSEGEDTETYYTGLEELASTPNGSLKSQRKHLKNKTFAVENCFTDCSMETVCRITSRPIEKERSGRRKHKEKQAKTSEGSKCLTGCSTENLDQNISGTSEKQQTGRRKHKETHLEAKTSEGGKCFTENGTEKLDQTTSVTIEKQQTRPRKIRKRDLEAKTSEGGKCLTENGTEKLGQITSGPIEKDQTRRRKHKETHLEAKTSKGGKCFTENGTEKLDQTTSVTTEKQQTRPRKIRKRDLEAKTSEGGECLTERSTEKHDQITSATIEKQQNRRRKHKETHLEAKTSEGGKCFTENGTEKLDQTTSGTTEKQQTRPRKSQKRDLEAKTSEGGECLTENGTEKHQTPSVTTEKQQTRLRKSQKRDLEAKTSEGGECLTERSTEKLDQTTSGAIEKQQTRPRKSQKRDLEAKTSEGGECLTENGTEKHQTPSVTTEKQQTRLRKSQKRDLETKTSEGGECLTERSTEKQDQITSATIEKQQTGRRKHKEKHLKSKTSEGGKCLTEDGTERMDQTTSGMIEKQQTGQRKRKHEKRGLLKLGKHQKVISSEDRTKINRGFISKQETMQKEPQDLDNAMIRGVRHQQHSQGIERSDKLRQIKDALKNIDRQIELMAASRKQLEMLKRSTPSTDEIGPIKRMATQIQNRLKERHQQWENNKTNLDEEFRKKFQFWDSVHTQSKNMVENLNSFKQYVDLVQAQLKETVWALYEESMSLKRKRACLVDVLFGKKYNTDSNSTWRSASIRNT, translated from the exons ATGGGGCAAACGTCTAGCATAAGACAAGTTTCTGTCCAGAGCAGCTTGTATCTTGGCTCTGAGGACAGAGAAAGTCAACACAGAGGAAGCAACCCTAGGCTTCCAAGTCAATCTGAAGGAGAGGACACTGAAACCTATTATACCGGCTTGGAAGAATTGGCCTCGACACCGAACGGATCGCTAAAAAGTCAGAGAAAAcacctcaaaaacaaaacttttgcaGTTGAAAATTGTTTTACAGACTGTAGCATGGAAACAGTATGTAGAATCACTTCACGTCCGATTGAGAAAGAGCGATCCGGGCGTAGGAAGCATAAGGAGAAACAAGCCAAAACTTCCGAGGGCAGCAAATGTTTGACTGGTTGTAGCACTGAAAACCTGGATCAAAACATCTCAGGTACGAGTGAGAAACAGCAAACT GGAAGGAGGAAACATAAGGAAACACATCTAGAGGCCAAAACTTCAGAGGGTGGCAAATGTTTTACAGAAAATGGCACTGAAAAACTGGATCAAACCACTTCAGTTACGATTGAGAAGCAGCAAACCAGACCGCGAAAAATTCGCAAAAGAGACCTAGAGGCCAAAACTTCAGAGGGTGGAAAATGTTTGACAGAAAATGGCACTGAAAAACTGGGTCAAATCACTTCAGGTCCAATTGAGAAAGATCAAACCAGACGGAGGAAACATAAGGAAACACATCTAGAAGCCAAAACTTCGAAGGGTGGCAAATGTTTTACCGAAAATGGCACTGAAAAACTGGATCAAACCACTTCAGTTACGACTGAGAAACAGCAAACAAGACCGCGAAAAATTCGGAAAAGAGACCTAGAGGCCAAGACTTCAGAGGGTGGAGAATGTTTGACAGAAAGAAGCACCGAAAAACATGATCAAATCACTTCAGCTACGattgaaaaacagcaaaacagacgGAGGAAACATAAGGAAACACATCTAGAAGCCAAAACTTCAGAGGGTGGCAAATGTTTTACCGAAAATGGCACCGAAAAACTGGATCAAACCACTTCAGGTACGACTGAGAAACAGCAAACCAGACCGCGAAAAAGTCAGAAAAGAGACCTAGAGGCCAAGACTTCAGAGGGTGGAGAATGTTTGACAGAAAATGGCACTGAAAAACATCAAACCCCTTCAGTTACGACTGAGAAACAGCAAACAAGATTGCGAAAAAGTCAGAAAAGAGACCTAGAGGCCAAGACTTCAGAGGGTGGAGAATGTTTGACAGAAAGAAGCACCGAAAAACTGGATCAAACCACTTCAGGTGCGATTGAGAAGCAGCAAACCAGACCGCGAAAAAGTCAGAAAAGAGACCTAGAGGCCAAGACTTCAGAGGGTGGAGAATGTTTGACAGAAAATGGCACTGAAAAACATCAAACCCCTTCAGTTACGACTGAGAAACAGCAAACAAGATTGCGAAAAAGTCAGAAAAGAGACCTAGAGACCAAGACTTCAGAGGGTGGAGAATGTTTGACAGAAAGAAGCACCGAAAAACAGGATCAAATCACTTCAGCTACGATTGAAAAACAGCAAACCGGACGGAGGAAACATAAGGAAAAACACCTAAAATCCAAGACTTCAGAGGGTGGCAAATGTTTGACAGAAGATGGCACTGAAAGAATGGATCAAACCACTTCAGGTATGATTGAGAAGCAGCAAACCGGACAGAGAAAACGTAAGCACGAAAAGAGAGGATTGCTAAAACTGGGAAAGCACCAAAAAGTCATATCTTCAGAAGATAGGACAAAAATTAACAGAGGTTTCATATCGAAGCAGGAAACAATGCAGAAAGAACCTCAAGATTTGGATAACGCCATGATCAGAGGAGTAAGGCACCAGCAACATAGTCAGGGAATAGAGAGGTCTGACAAACTTAGACAAATAAAGGACGCACTCAAAAACATAGACAGACAAATTGAACTAATGGCGGCATCTCGGAAACAGCTGGAAATGTTAAAACGTTCAACTCCTTCTACAGATGAAATTGGACCAATTAAAAGAATGGCAACCCAAATTCAGAATAGACTGAAGGAGAGGCATCAGCAATGGGAGAACAATAAAACCAACTTAGATGAGGAGTTTCGTAAAAAGTTCCAGTTTTGGGATTCGGTGCACACTCAATCTAAAAATATGGTAGAAAACCTCAACAGTTTCAAGCAGTATGTAGACTTAGTGCAAGCTCAGTTAAAAGAAACAGTTTGGGCCCTTTATGAAGAATCAATGTCATtaaagaggaagagagcgtgtCTTGTAGACGTgctatttggaaaaaaatacaacacgGATTCAAACAGCACCTGGCGATCCGCATCAATAAGAAACACCTAA
- the fam20cl gene encoding extracellular serine/threonine protein kinase FAM20C — MVRHSLGLSTRSIYLGLACISLTLHLLLAVFCLSVLQSACVLPTSSSSTSSSFPKIDPVSHASSSSAAASSDKQVTSHQHGERHRPTPGAPGPEGNGSFSENTEEAKKLIGAGNTVPKDRGRSKLEELFRHPLYNLPRSELQQDDWLLRLKTDEEAEEVENEETATDDSITSDSDWQSASEEEGYDKVSWTRDKETHPPWLRFHLGISRWELYDRKDLNLAQLTHYLATQRILGAVQKKGGTQLKLLVSFPNYGQALLKPMRQPRDAETDVNLFYFSDFERHNAEIAAFHLDRVLGFNRIPPVVGRLINVTTEIRDITTDERLSRTFFTSPAGNVCFYGQCEYYCSTEHPVCGRPHALEVSVATMLPDLSLAPRRSWRSPWRRSYSRKKLAQWEKDPAYCDTVKKTPPYDHGTRLVDLIDMAVLDFLMSNMDRHHYETFEEFGNETFLLHLDNGRAFGRHSQDEPSILAPLAQCCRIRRSTLLRLRLLSHPDFRLSDAMRESLAQDPLTAVAPLLSEPHLSALDRRLAIVLRVVHTCQERNKDVIYNDLDQYDDQKLEYNP; from the exons ATGGTGCGTCACAGCCTGGGTCTGTCCACTCGCTCCATCTACCTGGGACTGGCATGTATATCCCTAACTCTCCATCTTCTTTTGGCCGTCTTCTGCCTCTCCGTGCTCCAATCGGCCTGCGTGCTTCCCACCTCCTCGTCTTCCACGTCTTCCTCCTTTCCAAAGATAGATCCAGTCTCGCACGCCTCCTCTTCTTCTGCTGCCGCTTCTTCAGATAAACAAGTGACCAGCCACCAACACGGTGAACGCCACAGGCCCACTCCCGGTGCACCTGGCCCTGAAGGGAATGGTTCATTCAGCGAGAACACTGAAGAGGCGAAGAAACTAATTGGAGCTGGAAATACGGTCCCAAAGGACAGGGGCCGCTCCAAGCTCGAGGAGCTGTTTAGACATCCGTTATACAACCTGCCACGTTCCGAGCTGCAGCAAGATGATTGGCTGCTGAGGCTGAAAACAgatgaggaggcagaggaggtagAAAATGAAGAAACGGCAACAGATGACTCCATTACTAGTGATAGTGACTG GCAAAGTGCCAGTGAGGAGGAAGGCTATGATAAAGTCAGTTGGACAAGAGATAAGGAGACCCATCCTCCCTGGCTGCGGTTTCACCTAGGCATCTCTCGCTGGGAGCTGTATGACAGGAAAGACCTCAACCTGGCCCAGCTGACTCATTATTTGGCAACGCAGCGCATCCTGGGAGCCG TTCAGAAGAAAGGAGGCACCCAGCTGAAACTGCTCGTTTCGTTCCCAAACTATGGCCAAGCTCTGCTCAAACCCATGAG ACAGCCCAGGGATGCTGAGACAGATGTAAACCTGTTTTACTTCTCAGACTTTGAGCGACACAATGCAGAGATTGCTGCCTTCCACCTTGACAG AGTGCTGGGCTTCAACAGGATCCCCCCGGTGGTGGGCCGACTCATCAACGTCACCACCGAGATTAGAGACATCACCACTGACGAGAGGCTCTCCAGGACCTTCTTCACCTCCCCAG CTGGGAATGTGTGTTTCTACGGCCAGTGCGAGTACTACTGTTCAACGGAGCACCCTGTATGCGGTAGGCCTCATGCTCTAGAGGTCTCTGTGGCTACCATGCTGCCTGACCTCAGCCTCGCTCCCCGCAGGTCTTGGCGGTCCCCGTGGAGACGGTCCTACAGCCGCAAAAAGCTGGCACA GTGGGAAAAGGACCCCGCTTACTGTGACACGGTGAAGAAGACGCCTCCTTACGACCATGGCACAAGACTGGTGGATCTCATAGATATGGCTGTGCTGGACTTTCTCATGA gCAACATGGACCGACATCACTATGAGACATTTGAGGAATTTGGCAACGAGACTTTTCTCCTTCACCTGGACAATGGACGGGC ATTTGGGCGGCACTCTCAGGATGAGCCGTCTATTTTAGCACCTTTGGCACAGTGTTGCAG AATCCGTCGCTCCACTCTCCTCCGCCTGAGGCTCTTGTCCCATCCTGACTTTCGTCTGAGTGATGCCATGCGGGAATCGTTGGCCCAGGATCCTCTGACAGCCGTGGCCCCCCTCCTCTCTGAACCACACCTGTCTGCTTTGGACCGACGCCTAGCAATTGTCTTGAGGGTTGTTCACACATGCCAGGAAAGAAACAAGGATGTTATTTATAACGATTTGGATCAATATGACGATCAAAAGCTTGAGTATAATCCATGA